In Ovis canadensis isolate MfBH-ARS-UI-01 breed Bighorn chromosome 3, ARS-UI_OviCan_v2, whole genome shotgun sequence, one DNA window encodes the following:
- the TSPAN31 gene encoding tetraspanin-31 isoform X2: MVCGGFACSKNALCALNVVYMLVGLLLIGVAAWAKGLGLVSSIHIIGGVIAVGVFLLLIAVAGLYMIILGLVFIFQFGISCSCLAINLSKQTDVINASWWVMSNNTRDELERSFDCCGLFNLTTLDQQDYAFCTAVCKSRSPTCQMCGEKFLKHSDEALKILGGVGLFFSFTEILGVWLAMRFRNQKDPRANPSAFL, encoded by the exons ATGGTTTGCGGAGGCTTTGCCTGCTCCAAGAATGCGCTCTGCGCGCTCAACGTGGTCTACATG CTGGTAGGCTTGTTGCTCATTGGAGTGGCTGCATGGGCTAAGGGCCTGGGTCTGGTGTCCAGCATCCATATCATCGGAGGAGTTATTGCAGTGGGAGTCTTCCTTCTTCTCATCGCGGTCGCTGGGCTG TACATGATCATCCTTGGTTTGGTCTTCATCTTCCAGTTTGGAATCTCTTGCTCATGTCTGGCTATTAACCTAAGCAAACAG ACAGATGTCATCAATGCTTCTTGGTGGGTCATGAGCAACAATACCCGGGATGAACTGGAAAGAAGTTTTGATTGCTGTGGCTTGTTCAACCTTACAACCCTGGATCAACAAGATTATGCTTTCTGCACTGCA GTTTGCAAGAGCCGGAGCCCCACATGTCAGATGTGTGGAGAAAAGTTTCTTAAGCATTCAGATGAAGCCCTGAAAATCCTGGGGGGTGTTGGACTCTTCTTTAGCTTCACAGAG ATCCTTGGTGTTTGGCTAGCGATGAGATTTCGGAATCAGAAGGATCCTCGAGCCAACCCCAGTGCCTTTCTATGA
- the TSPAN31 gene encoding tetraspanin-31 isoform X1 — translation MVCGGFACSKNALCALNVVYMLVGLLLIGVAAWAKGLGLVSSIHIIGGVIAVGVFLLLIAVAGLVGAVNHHQVLLFFYMIILGLVFIFQFGISCSCLAINLSKQTDVINASWWVMSNNTRDELERSFDCCGLFNLTTLDQQDYAFCTAVCKSRSPTCQMCGEKFLKHSDEALKILGGVGLFFSFTEILGVWLAMRFRNQKDPRANPSAFL, via the exons ATGGTTTGCGGAGGCTTTGCCTGCTCCAAGAATGCGCTCTGCGCGCTCAACGTGGTCTACATG CTGGTAGGCTTGTTGCTCATTGGAGTGGCTGCATGGGCTAAGGGCCTGGGTCTGGTGTCCAGCATCCATATCATCGGAGGAGTTATTGCAGTGGGAGTCTTCCTTCTTCTCATCGCGGTCGCTGGGCTGGTAGGTGCTGTCAACCACCACCAAGTACTGCTTTTCTTT TACATGATCATCCTTGGTTTGGTCTTCATCTTCCAGTTTGGAATCTCTTGCTCATGTCTGGCTATTAACCTAAGCAAACAG ACAGATGTCATCAATGCTTCTTGGTGGGTCATGAGCAACAATACCCGGGATGAACTGGAAAGAAGTTTTGATTGCTGTGGCTTGTTCAACCTTACAACCCTGGATCAACAAGATTATGCTTTCTGCACTGCA GTTTGCAAGAGCCGGAGCCCCACATGTCAGATGTGTGGAGAAAAGTTTCTTAAGCATTCAGATGAAGCCCTGAAAATCCTGGGGGGTGTTGGACTCTTCTTTAGCTTCACAGAG ATCCTTGGTGTTTGGCTAGCGATGAGATTTCGGAATCAGAAGGATCCTCGAGCCAACCCCAGTGCCTTTCTATGA